The Deltaproteobacteria bacterium genome has a segment encoding these proteins:
- a CDS encoding 6,7-dimethyl-8-ribityllumazine synthase, whose protein sequence is MNTIEGKLEAKGLKFAIVVSRFNQHITAKLLEGAKQTLLKAQVADEDITVAFAPGAFEIPLVIKKLAETKQFSAMVAIGCVMRGGTPHFDYVCREASSGLQRVSLETGIPIGFGILMADTADQAMERSGGRMGNRGEEAARAAVEMANLLASLNSYGNQKRGA, encoded by the coding sequence ATGAACACCATCGAGGGCAAATTGGAAGCGAAGGGGTTGAAATTTGCCATTGTCGTCAGTCGTTTTAATCAGCACATCACCGCAAAACTTTTAGAGGGCGCCAAACAAACCCTTTTGAAAGCCCAAGTTGCAGACGAAGATATTACCGTGGCTTTTGCACCGGGGGCTTTTGAAATTCCTTTGGTGATTAAAAAATTGGCGGAAACAAAACAATTTTCTGCGATGGTTGCAATCGGTTGCGTGATGCGGGGAGGAACTCCGCATTTTGATTATGTCTGCAGAGAAGCTTCATCCGGGCTACAGAGAGTCAGTTTGGAAACAGGAATTCCGATTGGTTTCGGAATTTTAATGGCCGACACCGCCGATCAGGCGATGGAACGTTCCGGTGGGCGCATGGGAAACCGCGGCGAAGAAGCCGCCCGCGCCGCAGTTGAGATGGCAAATTTATTGGCGTCACTTAATTCTTATGGGAACCAGAAGAGAGGCGCGTGA
- the nusB gene encoding transcription antitermination factor NusB, with product MGTRREARENALQMLYQIEMSGATLVQVLEGFWARHPEEEADTKKFTEDLVNGVLEEKELIDALIVQHSTNWKLPRMACVDKNLLRLAVYELKNCKEIPLKVTLNEAIEIAKKFGSEESSSFINGVLDKIAKELNKT from the coding sequence ATGGGAACCAGAAGAGAGGCGCGTGAAAACGCCCTTCAAATGTTGTATCAGATCGAAATGTCCGGCGCCACTTTGGTGCAGGTGCTCGAGGGATTTTGGGCGCGCCATCCTGAGGAAGAAGCCGACACCAAAAAATTTACCGAAGACCTTGTAAATGGAGTTTTGGAAGAAAAAGAACTCATTGACGCATTGATTGTACAACACTCCACCAACTGGAAACTCCCTCGCATGGCTTGTGTCGATAAAAATTTATTGAGACTGGCTGTTTATGAATTGAAGAATTGCAAAGAAATTCCATTAAAGGTAACACTGAACGAGGCAATCGAAATCGCCAAAAAATTTGGTTCAGAAGAATCCAGTTCTTTTATCAATGGCGTGTTGGACAAAATTGCGAAAGAGTTGAATAAAACATAG